The following is a genomic window from Chryseobacterium sp. StRB126.
TAAAGGGAGTGATATTATTGAAGTACTCAGCCCTATTGCCATCTATTCCGGCTCTATTTCTAATGAAGTGAACGCATTCTATTTTCTTCATTGCCTGTATGCAATGTTTTATGGAGGACAAGCCTATGTAAAAGGAACAGGACAACAGCTCTCCAATATATTACTTAAAGAGTTTGTCAATCGTGGAGGCATTATATTAAAAAAGAATCCTGTCTATGAAATGGAAGATTGTAATGAATATATGCTGGTTAAAACACGGAAAAACATAATCAGGACACAAAATGTGATTGCAACCTGCCCTCCGGAAGATGTTTTGAAAATGTTGAAGAAAGAAGAATATACAAACAGCTTCCAAAATGTTATCGATAATTTCGAGGTGGGATGGGGACATTTTTGTGTGTATATTGTAATTTCGGTTGCTCCGGAAGAGGTTGATATATTTTCTCCTGAGTACCTTTTGGTATCAGATTCAGGAGATAACTTTACAAAAGAAGACTTTGAGAATGACAGGTATTATGATCTTTTCACTTTAAGTCTAAGTAATTATCACAGATTTGATCCAGCTGGTGGATATGTAATCCAGCTAGTCATGCTGGATCATGGCGACAGATGGTTTCATCTTTCAGAAGATGAATATGCAGCCAGAAAACAAAAAATTCAGGATAAGTTTATAAAAAGGGCCCTTAAAATATTTCCAAAACTGGAAGGAAAATTAATTTATACAGAATCATCAACCCCTAAAACAAATTATAAATTTACTCTTGCCACTAAAGGTTCTGCCTTTGCTTATAAAATGCTCCCAAAAACCAATTTAAGTCTGCTCAGTAATTTTCCCAATGACAAAATTAAGTTAGTCAGCACATGGGCAGGAGGTCCTGGCTATGAAACTGCAATGTGCTTCGGTTTTACTCAAGGTAAATTATTAAGTAAAAACACAAAAATATGAATCCGCTAAAGAAAAAAACACTCAGTCCAAAGTTTTCAGATCTGCTGGATAAACTTAATAAAGCATCTGAAAAAAAGCAAATGAGTCTGCTTCTGGACCATCCCTGGGATGAACCTACCGACAATGTATGGCTCAAGAAAAGAGAGAATATTTCCATCTATGGAACTCCGTATTACGATCTGGCATCAGAAGAAGAAAGAAGACTTCTATCAGTATATGAAACCGGAGCTTGGTGGTATACCTTTATCGTATTTGAAAATCTGGTTTCTGAATATTATATGAAAATCGTAAACCATGGTTCTCTGAAAAAGTTTCCGGAGGTAGTAAAATATATACATCATTTCTGCAAAGAAGAGATTGTACACGCCATGGTATTCCGAAAGGCCATGAATTACTTCAACATAGCCCCTTTTCCCGTTCCTTTAAATTTACGGGAAATCTACAGTCACAATGCATCCATGGCCGAATTCCCCTTAAAGGCAATTTATCTCACAATTCTAATAGAATGGCTTGCAGAAAATAATGCAATGGAAGACTGTAACAGTAAGGAAATTTCTAAACTTTCCCGGGCTGTAGCTGTAGAACACCATAAGGAGGAAGCAAGACATATAGAATGGGGAAAAAATATGATCCGGGAATTTATAGATGTTGTTCCTGAATTTTTACGTGAAGCTCAAGAGATTACAGCTCCATTACTGAGAAGTATGTTGGATATGTCCATATCCAGCATAATGGTTTACGCCAGGGTTGGGTTCAAAGACAAGGCATTTAAAAACTATAAAGAACTTATCCCTGCTGTCCTGAATTCTGAAAACAGAAAAAAAATTAATTCAAGAATAATGGCTCCTATGATGAGGTATTTTATAGAAATCGGAATCTGTAATCCTGAAAATATGGAAGTATGGAAAAAGAATGGTTTCGAAAAAGACGTTGAAGATGCTATCGCCTATTTTAAAAAGAAATCGACTACTGAAGGGGATATAGACAATGTAATGGATAAAAATTATGATTAGATATCATCAAAACTATTCACCCATTTATTTATTAACATCAAATTTTTGATATGCAGATTAATTTAGATAACAAACATTTCCTGGTAACTGGTGGCGGACGGGGAATAGGGAAAGCTATTGTCCAGCAGTTGCTTTCTTCAGGAGCATCCGTATCATTTACCTATAATCGTGGCCAGGAAACCGCAGAAAAATACCTACAGGAACTCTCAGCAGAATTTCCGGCTAAGATTGCATTATATCAGGCAGATATTCAAAATGAAGATCAGTCAAAGGCTTTAATAGAAACTATTGAAAAATCTTCATTAGGGCCATTGTTCGGACTTATTAATAATGCAGGGATTACTGCAGATGCGCCATTTTTCAGCATGACCCATGATATGTGGAAAGAAGTGATTAATACTAATTTAAATGGAACTTACTTTCTTTCCAAAGCAGTCATAAAATCATTTATCCGAAAGAAAAATTCAAAAATAATCAATATTTCATCCGTATCCGGAATACGTAGTGCTATAGGGCAGGCCAATTATGGAGCCTCCAAAGCAGCAATTATTTCGCTTACTAAAACACTCGCATTAGAATTTGCCAAGTTTAATATGCAGGTGAATGCAGTTGCTCCCGGATTTATAGATACAGAAATGGTTTCTCAGATGAATGAACAGGACAAGAAAAAAATAGATCAGATAATTCCCATGAAAAGAATGGGAATGCCTCAGGAAATTGCTGATATGGTAATTTTTCTCTGTTCTGAAAAAAGCAATTATATCACTGGCCAGACATTCGTCATTGATGGTGGACTGACCTTATAAAACCAATAAAAAGATGAAAAGAGTTGTTATTACAGGAATGGGAATTGTAAGCCCGCTGGCTTGTAAAAAAGATACTTTTTGGGAAAAAATCCTCAAAGGAGATACCGGAGTCAGCGATCTTACCAAGCTGAATCCCTCAAATTATAAAGGGATAACAAGAGCCGCAGAAGTGCATCTTGAAAAAGAGTATAAAAATATGGAACTCATTGAGCATTTCCGTCCCTACGGAAAAGCTGTCACCTATGCTGCTGCGGCCATAGATATGGGATTAAAAGATGCAGGACTGGAACATAAGTTTACGCAAAAAAACAACTATGGAGTTATCCTGGGAACAACGAATGGGAACCAGGATATTGTAGAGCGTATTGTAGATGAATGGGATCTTGGTATGGAACATGAAGAGCTCCCTTCACAAGCATCCGAAACCTTACACAAATTCAGGCCTGTGGAACTCAGTGCCAGCATTGCAAAGTACTATAATCTGGGTGGAACCAACATGGTAATACCTACAGCCTGCGCTGCCGGAAATTATGCTATAGGAACAGCATATTCTATGATTCAGGAAGGCCGCTCCCCTCTTATTATTGCCGGAGGTGCAGATCCTTTTACAAGATCATGTTATACCGTATTTTACAGGTTAGGTGCCATGTCTAAAAATGATTGTAAACCTTTCGATCAGGATAGAACGGGAATGATTGTCGGAGAAGGTGCTGCCATTTTGATTATTGAAGAATTAGAACATGCTCTGGCCAGAGGAGCCAGGATTTATGGAGAAATTAAAGGATATGGACTGGCTTGTGATGCTTATGATCCTACAGCACCAGATCCTGAGGGTTCAGGAGCTACATTATCCATGACCAATGCCCTTGTTTCAGGCAATATTGACAAAAAAAACATAACCTATATCAGCGCTCACGGAACGGGTACGAAAGCAAATGATGCCCATGAAGTAAAAGCAATGAATAATGTTTTTGGAGATGAGATAAACACTTTATATGTAAACGGAATAAAATCAATGCTGGGACATTGCATGGGAGCAGCAAGTGCTCTTGAGGCCGTAAGCGCAGTTTTATCACTATACAATCAGCACATTCCCAAAAACATAAATACGAAAAAAATTGATGAGTCTTTTAATATCAGCTTCCAGATACAGCCATCTGCGGAAATAGAGCATCATGTAGAACATGTTCTAAGTAATTCTTTTGCCTTTGGCGGTAATATCTGCAGCGTAATATTCAGTAAATATGATGCAAACTAATTCAAAAACCAATATTGTAATTTCTGCCATAGGCTTTAACAGTTCTCGTGGAACAGAAATAAATGAATTCCTTAACAATTCAGGGAATCTGACTCCTTCGTCCTTTATTATTGAAGATCATGATCCTCAAAAATTTTTAAAACCTAAAGGTCAGCGCTTTCTAAACAAAGCCACATTGATTTACTGTAACACAGCATTTCAGTCTATCCACAACAGAGATTTAAGCCAATATATACAAGATACCCCAGAAAGGATCGGACTCTATGATGGAACAGAGCTATCTAATCTCGAAGACTGTTTTGTCTTTGATTTGACAGCTAAAAATCAAGGTCCGGACAGGGTAAGCCCTATGAAAGCACCAAGTACAATAGCCAATGCAGCGGCAAGCCAAATGGCCATACAAACAGGAATTAAAGGTCCCAACTTCAGTG
Proteins encoded in this region:
- a CDS encoding diiron oxygenase, with the translated sequence MNPLKKKTLSPKFSDLLDKLNKASEKKQMSLLLDHPWDEPTDNVWLKKRENISIYGTPYYDLASEEERRLLSVYETGAWWYTFIVFENLVSEYYMKIVNHGSLKKFPEVVKYIHHFCKEEIVHAMVFRKAMNYFNIAPFPVPLNLREIYSHNASMAEFPLKAIYLTILIEWLAENNAMEDCNSKEISKLSRAVAVEHHKEEARHIEWGKNMIREFIDVVPEFLREAQEITAPLLRSMLDMSISSIMVYARVGFKDKAFKNYKELIPAVLNSENRKKINSRIMAPMMRYFIEIGICNPENMEVWKKNGFEKDVEDAIAYFKKKSTTEGDIDNVMDKNYD
- a CDS encoding SDR family oxidoreductase translates to MQINLDNKHFLVTGGGRGIGKAIVQQLLSSGASVSFTYNRGQETAEKYLQELSAEFPAKIALYQADIQNEDQSKALIETIEKSSLGPLFGLINNAGITADAPFFSMTHDMWKEVINTNLNGTYFLSKAVIKSFIRKKNSKIINISSVSGIRSAIGQANYGASKAAIISLTKTLALEFAKFNMQVNAVAPGFIDTEMVSQMNEQDKKKIDQIIPMKRMGMPQEIADMVIFLCSEKSNYITGQTFVIDGGLTL
- a CDS encoding beta-ketoacyl-[acyl-carrier-protein] synthase family protein; translated protein: MKRVVITGMGIVSPLACKKDTFWEKILKGDTGVSDLTKLNPSNYKGITRAAEVHLEKEYKNMELIEHFRPYGKAVTYAAAAIDMGLKDAGLEHKFTQKNNYGVILGTTNGNQDIVERIVDEWDLGMEHEELPSQASETLHKFRPVELSASIAKYYNLGGTNMVIPTACAAGNYAIGTAYSMIQEGRSPLIIAGGADPFTRSCYTVFYRLGAMSKNDCKPFDQDRTGMIVGEGAAILIIEELEHALARGARIYGEIKGYGLACDAYDPTAPDPEGSGATLSMTNALVSGNIDKKNITYISAHGTGTKANDAHEVKAMNNVFGDEINTLYVNGIKSMLGHCMGAASALEAVSAVLSLYNQHIPKNINTKKIDESFNISFQIQPSAEIEHHVEHVLSNSFAFGGNICSVIFSKYDAN
- a CDS encoding phytoene desaturase family protein translates to MIDNLNVDDMVIGAGLCGLMYGLTATTEGRSVVISEAHHKVGGYATNFYRNKRKFVFDCSQHKVSGLRENVGNLWNALRRLELHTLLEEFHLHEEIGTVVYRGNFITIPSEPDEIKETLMMYFPDEILGIEQLFQDIESHGYQHYMFFRRLMNEYTINRDILKESRGLSKITAREYFETIFKGSDIIEVLSPIAIYSGSISNEVNAFYFLHCLYAMFYGGQAYVKGTGQQLSNILLKEFVNRGGIILKKNPVYEMEDCNEYMLVKTRKNIIRTQNVIATCPPEDVLKMLKKEEYTNSFQNVIDNFEVGWGHFCVYIVISVAPEEVDIFSPEYLLVSDSGDNFTKEDFENDRYYDLFTLSLSNYHRFDPAGGYVIQLVMLDHGDRWFHLSEDEYAARKQKIQDKFIKRALKIFPKLEGKLIYTESSTPKTNYKFTLATKGSAFAYKMLPKTNLSLLSNFPNDKIKLVSTWAGGPGYETAMCFGFTQGKLLSKNTKI